The sequence below is a genomic window from Streptomyces sp. NBC_00289.
CCGGCCCGGCGCCGGGAGGTGAGGCACGCCATGCGCCCCCGGCACCCCGTCGGCAACGAGTCGGCCGGGAAGGCGGAGCAAGCGGCTCCCGGGACGGCAGGACGGTCCGACCGCGACCGGACGGCGCGGGGACTGCTGCCGTCGGTGGGTTTCAGCGCGGTGGCCCAGGCGGCGCCGCTGCTGACCAACCTGGTGCTCACGCCGTATCTCATCCGCCACCTGGGCCTGGACCGGTTCGGCGTGTGGTCGCTCGTCCTGGTCTTCCTCGCCACGCTCACCGTGCTGGACGGCGGCGTCGGCGCCTCCCTGGCGCGGTTCCACGCCTACCACGCCGCACGCGGGGACCGGGAGGGCGCGGGGCGTCTGGTGACCGGGGCGCTCGTCCTCTTCGTCGCGCTGGGCGTGGTGGTCACCGGCCTGTGTCTGCTACTCGCGCCCATGCTCACCTCCGCGGTGGATGTGCCGCCCCAACTGCGCGAGGAAGCGGGGCTGTTGCTGCTGGCCCTCGGGCCACTGCTGACCCTGGCGCTGGCGTCCAACTCGGCCACCGCGCTGCTCCAGGCCAACGCCCGCTTCCGGACCCTGGCGGGCGTCAGCGGCGGTTCGTGTCTGGCGTACGCCGTCGCCGTCGTCGTGCTGATCGACCAGGGAGCGGATCTGCCCCTGCTCGCCGTCCTCGCGGCCGGCCGGTATCTGCTCGTGACGGTCGGCGGACTCGTCGCCGGCGCGCGGCATGTCCGCATCCGGCGTCCGCTGCTGCCGCCGCGCGTCGAGCTCCGCGAGTTCTGGCACTACGCGGTGCGCATGCAACTGTCCGGGTTCACGGTCTTCCTCAACGGGGAGATCGACGCCCTGGTCGTCGCCGCGCTGCTGCCCGTTCGCTACGTCGGCATCTACGCCGCCGGATACCAGGTCGCCAACGCCCTGCGCAGCCTGCCGCTGTACGCCTTCCCGCCGATCCTCACCCGCATGACGCATGTCTTCACCGTGCGCGGACTCGCGGGCGCGGTAAGGGAGTTCCATGTCCTGCAGCCCCGCTGGTTGCCCGCCGTACTCACCTACGGAGTGGTGACGACCGCCGCGGTGGGCCTCGCCGTCCAGGTGTGGCTCGGGCCCGCGCTCGCGCTGAGCGGGGCGGTCGCCGCGGTGCTGCTGTCCGGCTACTCGGTCCAGGTGGCGCTGACCGGCATCCGGACCTGTTTCGTGCGGGCGATCGGCCGGCCCGGGTACGAGACGCGTTACTCGTGGTGCTCGACGGTGATCAACCTCGCCCTCACCGTGCCGCTGACCCTGATGTTCGGCGTCGTCGGCGT
It includes:
- a CDS encoding lipopolysaccharide biosynthesis protein translates to MRPRHPVGNESAGKAEQAAPGTAGRSDRDRTARGLLPSVGFSAVAQAAPLLTNLVLTPYLIRHLGLDRFGVWSLVLVFLATLTVLDGGVGASLARFHAYHAARGDREGAGRLVTGALVLFVALGVVVTGLCLLLAPMLTSAVDVPPQLREEAGLLLLALGPLLTLALASNSATALLQANARFRTLAGVSGGSCLAYAVAVVVLIDQGADLPLLAVLAAGRYLLVTVGGLVAGARHVRIRRPLLPPRVELREFWHYAVRMQLSGFTVFLNGEIDALVVAALLPVRYVGIYAAGYQVANALRSLPLYAFPPILTRMTHVFTVRGLAGAVREFHVLQPRWLPAVLTYGVVTTAAVGLAVQVWLGPALALSGAVAAVLLSGYSVQVALTGIRTCFVRAIGRPGYETRYSWCSTVINLALTVPLTLMFGVVGVVLATSVGIMAGSVYFVVLCRRLAGLRERRLPRRWLLATLPAALVAVLGNLLVLRLGLHGVLPLLLAGLPVLAGLAAATALLLPELTAHPAAETTPERSPQKEEAP